A window of Coturnix japonica isolate 7356 chromosome 2, Coturnix japonica 2.1, whole genome shotgun sequence contains these coding sequences:
- the POMGNT2 gene encoding protein O-linked-mannose beta-1,4-N-acetylglucosaminyltransferase 2 has protein sequence MNIAAVFNALLVSVLATVLWKYIKLREHAFMVEEELLLMRQSQELSQAQIDYHAALQTLLEDGTRMVCTGRMHTDRICRFESLCYSTEAEEFIYFHSNSSVMLPNLGSRRFQPALLDLSSVEDHNTQYFNFVELPAAALKFMPKPVFVPDVALIANRFNPDNLMHVFHDDLLPIYYTMQQFTDLDPETRLFFMEGWSEGVHFDLYKLLSNKQPLLREQLKTLGRLLCFTKSYVGLSKITTWYQYGFVQPQGPKANILVSGNEIRQFTKFMMQKLNVSLEESSSEEYIVVFSRTINRLILNEAELILALAQEFQMKTITVSLEEHSFSDIVRLISNASMLVSMHGAQLVMSLFLPRGATVVELFPYAINPEHYTPYKTLATLPGMDLQYIAWQNTARENTITYPDRPWDQGGIAHLDKAEQERIIKSTEVPRHLCCRNPEWLFRAYQDTKVDIPSLIHVIRQTVKSKPGTKKKWSGSLYPGKVRDARCQASVQGTSEAKLSVSWQVPWNLKYLKVREVKYEVWIQEQGENTYMPYILSHQNHTFSENIKPFTIYLVWIRCIFNKNLLGPFADVLLCST, from the coding sequence ATGAACATAGCAGCTGTGTTTAATGCCCTGCTCGTGTCTGTCCTTGCTACCGTGCTGTGGAAATACATCAAGCTGCGAGAGCATGCCTTCATGGTTGAAGAGGAGCTGCTCCTCATGCGCCAGTCCCAGGAGCTCTCTCAGGCTCAGATTGACTACCATGCAGCTCTCCAGACCCTGCTGGAGGACGGTACCAGGATGGTGTGCACCGGCAGGATGCACACCGACCGCATCTGCCGCTTTGAATCCCTCTGCTACTCAACCGAGGCTGAGGAGTTCATCTATTTCCACAGCAACTCCTCGGTCATGCTGCCCAACCTGGGCTCCCGCAGGttccagccagctctgctcGACCTCTCCTCTGTGGAAGATCACAACACCCAATACTTTAACTTTGTGGAGCTGCCCGCTGCCGCGCTGAAGTTCATGCCAAAGCCGGTCTTCGTGCCTGACGTGGCGCTGATTGCTAACAGGTTCAACCCAGACAACTTGATGCACGTCTTTCACGATGACCTTCTCCCCATCTATTACACCATGCAGCAGTTCACTGATTTAGACCCGGAGACGCGGCTCTTCTTCATGGAAGGGTGGAGTGAAGGTGTTCATTTTGACCTCTACAAGTTACTGAGTAACAAGCAGCCGCTCCTCAGGGAGCAGCTTAAAACCCTGGGCAGGCTCCTCTGCTTTACCAAATCTTACGTGGGACTGTCCAAAATCACCACCTGGTACCAGTATGGGTTTGTCCAGCCGCAAGGGCCGAAGGCCAATATCCTGGTTTCTGGTAACGAGATCAGGCAGTTCACCAAATTCATGATGCAGAAGCTGAACGTCAGCTTGGAAGAAAGCTCCAGTGAGGAGTACATCGTGGTGTTCAGTCGGACAATCAACAGACTTATCCTAAATGAGGCAGAACTAATCCTGGCCCTCGCCCAGGAGTTTCAGATGAAAACCATTACGGTTTCTCTGGAGGAGCATTCGTTTTCTGACATCGTCCGGCTGATCAGCAACGCGTCCATGCTGGTCAGCATGCATGGGGCCCAATTAGTGATGTCTCTCTTCCTGCCAAGAGGTGCCACGGTGGTGGAGCTCTTTCCTTATGCCATCAACCCTGAACACTATACCCCTTACAAAACCCTGGCAACACTTCCTGGCATGGACCTGCAGTACATTGCCTGGCAGAACACCGCCAGGGAAAACACCATTACCTACCCAGACAGACCTTGGGATCAGGGTGGGATTGCACATCTCGACAAAGCTGAGCAAGAACGCATCATTAAGAGCACAGAGGTGCCACGGCACTTGTGCTGCCGCAACCCTGAGTGGCTGTTTCGTGCCTACCAGGACACAAAGGTGGACATCCCTTCCCTCATCCATGTCATCAGGCAGACTGTGAAGTCAAAGCCCGGGACAAAGAAGAAGTGGTCTGGTAGCCTGTACCCTGGCAAAGTGAGGGATGCCAGGTGTCAGGCTTCTGTCCAGGGCACAAGTGAAGCGAAGCTTTCTGTGTCCTGGCAGGTCCCCTGGAACCTGAAGTACCTGAAGGTCAGAGAAGTGAAATATGAAGTGTGGATACaagagcaaggagaaaacaCTTACATGCCTTATATATTGTCCCATCAGAATCACACCTTCTCAGAAAACATTAAGCCCTTCACAATATACCTGGTGTGGATACGCTGCATCTTCAACAAAAATCTCTTGGGACCTTTTGCAGATGTGCTCTTGTGTAGTACATAA